A region from the Cellvibrio sp. PSBB006 genome encodes:
- a CDS encoding hydrogen peroxide-inducible genes activator: MTLTELRYIVTLAQEQHFGRAADRCFVSQPTLSIAVKKLEDELGVALFERTKSRVQATPLGEQIVAQANLVLEQTAAIKDIADAGKDQLSSPLAVGAIFTIGPYLLPLFIPHLQKLASKMPLYVEEGYTATLRKKLRNGELDVIIVALPFTEPDVVTQALFDEPFVVLMPHDHPLAAKTAINPRDLDDQNMLLLGEGHCFRDQVLATCPNLQPSLEDNSGRIRTAAEGSSLETLRHMVASGLGITILPASAASTSLYTPHVLVTRPFTEPAPSRTVALAWRASFPRHKAIDALRKAISDSRQEHDGQQ, from the coding sequence ATGACACTCACCGAGTTGCGCTACATCGTTACGCTGGCGCAGGAACAACATTTCGGGCGAGCAGCCGATCGCTGTTTTGTCAGCCAGCCCACCCTGAGTATTGCGGTTAAAAAACTTGAAGATGAGCTGGGTGTAGCCCTGTTTGAGCGCACCAAGTCCCGCGTGCAGGCGACGCCCCTGGGAGAGCAGATTGTGGCCCAGGCCAATCTCGTGCTGGAGCAGACCGCAGCCATCAAGGATATTGCGGATGCCGGTAAAGACCAACTCAGCAGTCCCCTGGCGGTGGGTGCGATCTTTACTATCGGGCCATACCTGTTGCCGTTGTTTATCCCCCATTTACAGAAGCTGGCCAGCAAAATGCCCCTATATGTGGAGGAAGGCTATACGGCTACGCTACGCAAGAAACTGCGCAATGGCGAGTTGGATGTCATCATCGTGGCCTTGCCGTTTACTGAGCCGGATGTGGTAACCCAGGCGTTGTTCGATGAACCTTTCGTTGTGCTTATGCCGCACGACCATCCCCTGGCGGCCAAGACCGCTATCAATCCCCGCGATCTGGATGACCAGAATATGCTGTTGTTGGGCGAAGGCCATTGCTTTCGCGATCAGGTACTGGCGACTTGCCCCAATCTGCAACCCTCGTTGGAAGACAACTCGGGACGTATCCGTACCGCCGCGGAGGGCAGCTCATTGGAAACCCTGCGCCATATGGTGGCCTCCGGCCTGGGGATTACCATCCTGCCCGCCTCAGCAGCATCTACTTCGCTTTATACGCCCCATGTACTGGTAACCCGGCCGTTTACCGAGCCCGCACCCAGTCGTACCGTCGCCCTTGCCTGGCGCGCCAGCTTCCCCCGTCACAAAGCCATCGATGCCTTGCGCAAAGCCATCAGCGACTCCCGTCAGGAGCATGATGGTCAGCAGTAA
- a CDS encoding SDR family oxidoreductase, which produces MNSEKLLPASVLILGCGDLGQRLAERLPEDRYRVVGVRRSPPADTPSLTYRQSDLSKPEALHQLLAEPADIIVITMTPDERSDAGYRRAYVDTCMQLVSALKAQQQSPTLLLLVSSTGVYGQQDGSWVDETSPTEPESFNGQRLLEAEAIIREGGFPHCIVRFSGIYGPGRTRLIEQVRQGRAVLSAAFTNRIHAYDCAGVLAHLIDKACRGDEWESLYLATDSTPAPMAEVVNWLAMQLKVDRAVFAPDRIDSERGNKRCANQRLLNSGYRLLYPGYQQGYSALLGLPDAAADAH; this is translated from the coding sequence GTGAATAGCGAAAAACTATTACCAGCGTCGGTGTTGATCCTCGGTTGTGGTGACCTGGGCCAACGGCTCGCTGAAAGATTGCCGGAAGATCGATACCGCGTTGTCGGCGTGCGGCGTTCACCGCCTGCCGATACGCCATCACTGACCTATCGGCAGAGTGACCTCAGCAAGCCGGAGGCGCTGCATCAATTGTTGGCTGAGCCAGCCGATATCATCGTCATCACCATGACACCCGATGAACGCAGCGACGCCGGTTATCGTCGCGCTTATGTGGATACCTGCATGCAGTTGGTAAGCGCGCTTAAAGCGCAACAGCAATCACCCACATTGCTATTGCTCGTCTCCAGCACCGGTGTTTACGGCCAACAGGATGGCAGCTGGGTGGACGAAACCTCGCCCACCGAACCTGAGAGTTTCAACGGTCAGCGCCTGTTGGAAGCGGAGGCAATCATTCGCGAGGGCGGATTTCCCCACTGCATTGTGCGCTTCAGCGGCATCTATGGCCCCGGCCGAACCCGCCTGATTGAACAAGTCCGTCAAGGTCGGGCGGTATTATCCGCCGCCTTCACCAATCGCATTCACGCCTATGATTGTGCCGGCGTGTTGGCACACCTGATCGACAAGGCCTGCCGAGGTGATGAGTGGGAATCCCTGTATCTCGCGACCGACAGCACACCGGCCCCTATGGCGGAAGTCGTCAACTGGCTGGCGATGCAGTTAAAGGTAGATCGCGCCGTCTTTGCCCCGGACCGGATCGACAGCGAACGGGGCAATAAACGCTGCGCCAACCAGCGCCTGTTGAACAGCGGTTATCGGTTGCTCTATCCCGGTTACCAACAGGGCTACAGCGCGTTACTCGGTTTACCGGATGCCGCCGCCGATGCACACTGA